In Salvelinus alpinus chromosome 20, SLU_Salpinus.1, whole genome shotgun sequence, a genomic segment contains:
- the LOC139547135 gene encoding LOW QUALITY PROTEIN: G-protein coupled receptor 183 (The sequence of the model RefSeq protein was modified relative to this genomic sequence to represent the inferred CDS: substituted 1 base at 1 genomic stop codon): MSTNISVDPVDLNTSDTNQMCDVFVDQRAALIIFPIFYSLVFLISLCGNSLVLYVTCQKKQKFNSTSLYLVNLAVSDALFTLVLPGRVTYYIRQFDWPFGDLLCRLATMLFFSNTYSGIAFMTCISLDRYLAMVHPHRLQYLRSVKVVRGVCCLVWLLVSLETAPLLFRTMLHDHRGRRTCMEYFTFEDTRSTPYLLLLACTVSFCLPLLVIIVCYTRINLKLSRTAKENPLTGRLGRSRRAKNIILLILLTFVLCFSPYHLNIMQFMLRKVLGQPKCDEMQAFKASLQVTVSMMNLNCCLDPVIYFFAIKTYKQRVMSLFKGYLSTPAPFSKTATDNSSSNTXTSPPVGRDCGSRTSTEATGEVSAGLLGSHALTGSSGFRASAEATGPLLIPGIVPVVGVLRLEPRAREGWNQQILSYKPS; the protein is encoded by the exons ATGTCTACCAACATCTCTGTGGACCCGGTGGATTTAAACACCTCTGACACCAACCAGATGTGTGACGTCTTTGTCGACCAGAGAGCTGCCTTGATCATCTTCCCAATCTTCTACTCTCTGGTGTTCCTCATCAGTTTATGTGGCAACAGCCTTGTCCTGTATGTGACCTGTCAGAAGAAGCAGAAGTTCAACTCCACGTCTCTTTACCTGGTCAACCTGGCTGTGTCTGATGCATTGTTCACATTGGTACTGCCAGGGAGAGTCACTTACTACATCAGACAGTTTGACTGGCCCTTTGGGGATCTGCTCTGCAGGCTGGCTACTATGTTGTTCTTTTCAAACACATACTcag GAATTGCCTTCATGACATGCATCAGTCTAGACCGGTACTTGGCCATGGTCCACCCCCACCGGCTACAGTACCTGCGGAGCGTCAAAGTGGTTCGAGGGGTCTGCTGCCTCGTCTGGCTACTGGTGTCTCTGGAAACCGCCCCCCTGCTCTTCCGTACCATGCTCCATGACCACAGAGGCCGACGAACCTGCATGGAGTACTTCACCTTTGAGGATACTCGCTCCACCCCTTATCTTCTCCTCCTGGCCTGTACTGTTTCCTTCTGTCTCCCCCTACTGGTCATCATTGTGTGTTACACCCGGATCAATCTCAAACTGAGTCGCACGGCCAAAGAGAACCCACTGACGGGCCGCTTGGGTCGTAGCCGCAGAGCCAAAAatatcatcctcctcatcctcctcaccTTCGTCCTGTGCTTCAGCCCCTACCACCTCAACATCATGCAGTTCATGCTGAGGAAGGTGCTGGGCCAGCCCAAGTGTGACGAGATGCAGGCATTCAAGGCTTCCCTACAG GTGACTGTCTCCATGATGAACCTTAACTGTTGTCTGGACCCTGTCATCTACTTCTTTGCCATTAAGACGTACAAGCAGAGGGTGATGAGTCTGTTCAAGGGCTACCTTTCGACCCCTGCTCCtttctccaaaaccgccacagacaacagcagcagcaacacctAAACATCACCACCAGTAGGAAGAGACTGTG GTTCCCGTACCTCGACCGAGGCAACCGGGGAGGTCTCAGCCGGCTTGTTAGGCTCTCATGCCTTAACCGGTTCGTCAGGTTTCCGTGCCTCAGCGGAGGCGACCGgcccgctcctgatccccgggatcgtccctgtggttggcgtcctgcggctggagccacgTGCCagagagggg